From Methylomonas sp. EFPC3, a single genomic window includes:
- the fdhD gene encoding formate dehydrogenase accessory sulfurtransferase FdhD, with product MDPVPAELGWTSYRTGTFDSWRGPEHSRKQDYVAEEVPVVLVYNTIPHVVMLTTPLNLEDFGLGFSLTEDIVRHPSEIQSIKVVQRSKGIEVRMQIPEERFDKLHGKGKNLTGRTGCGLCGATTLEQAIRPPRTVGKGLVLDAPLLRDAFETMRQQQALNLLTGAVHAAAWLDSEKGITAVREDVGRHNALDKLIGALAKGGCDFSAGWLLVTSRASYEMVQKAASVGITLLAAISAPTALAIRLADECGLTLVGFTRNDNHTIYTHPFRLQHLQTSVA from the coding sequence ATGGATCCAGTACCCGCGGAACTAGGCTGGACCAGCTATCGGACCGGAACGTTCGATAGCTGGCGCGGCCCGGAGCATAGCCGCAAACAGGACTACGTCGCCGAAGAGGTGCCGGTAGTCCTGGTCTACAACACGATACCTCACGTGGTCATGCTGACCACACCGCTCAATCTCGAGGATTTCGGCCTTGGCTTCAGCTTGACCGAAGACATCGTCCGTCATCCGTCCGAGATCCAGTCAATCAAGGTCGTACAGCGCTCCAAGGGCATCGAAGTCCGCATGCAAATTCCCGAGGAACGTTTCGATAAACTGCACGGCAAAGGCAAAAACCTGACCGGCCGCACCGGCTGCGGTTTGTGCGGAGCTACGACGTTGGAACAAGCCATCCGTCCGCCGCGCACGGTTGGCAAAGGCTTGGTTCTGGACGCACCGCTACTGCGCGACGCTTTTGAAACGATGCGTCAGCAACAAGCGTTGAATTTATTGACCGGCGCCGTACACGCCGCCGCCTGGCTAGATTCCGAAAAAGGCATAACCGCGGTGCGCGAAGACGTCGGCCGCCACAATGCGCTGGACAAGCTGATCGGTGCGTTGGCGAAAGGCGGCTGCGATTTTTCCGCCGGCTGGCTGTTGGTCACCAGCCGCGCCAGTTACGAAATGGTACAAAAAGCCGCCAGCGTCGGCATCACCTTGCTGGCCGCCATCTCGGCGCCGACCGCCCTCGCGATCCGTTTGGCGGACGAGTGCGGCTTAACCCTGGTCGGCTTTACCCGCAACGATAACCACACGATTTATACTCATCCTTTTCGCCTACAACATTTACAAACATCCGTCGCATAG
- a CDS encoding formate dehydrogenase subunit delta has translation MDNHSNLIKMANNIGAFFKSEPEHDVAVAGVEQHIRNFWEPRMRKQIVEYIQHGGNELLDIVAEAVKRIAQKP, from the coding sequence ATGGACAATCACAGCAATTTGATCAAAATGGCTAACAACATTGGCGCCTTTTTTAAATCCGAACCGGAGCACGATGTGGCCGTAGCCGGCGTCGAACAGCACATCCGCAATTTCTGGGAGCCCAGAATGCGCAAGCAAATCGTCGAATACATCCAGCACGGCGGCAACGAATTGCTCGACATCGTCGCCGAAGCCGTCAAACGCATCGCCCAAAAGCCCTAA
- a CDS encoding TolC family outer membrane protein → MKFALGIGIGVAMQMGCVTASHALSLQQSIQKVLDDNPKIQAAKSERRAVEEEIDQARAGYFPTVDVTAGIGWEESNNPTTRGRGDGSVFYHREEGAIQVRQMLFDGLATPNEVERQEKRTDSRAYTVFGQSEITALEGVEAYLKVLRRQELLNLAKDNLQLHLRTNEQIKLRSERGVGKRADVDQSMGRVALAEKNVWSETGNLRDAETGFQRVIGILPDAVEPVAAPTAALPATMEQAIDEALAEHPILKSANSDIESAFAQHETAKAPYFPRFDIETGVSHNYNLDGIRGTNSDMTAMLRMRYNIFNGGKDIARREQTAQLINQAKDIRDNTHRQVVESMRLSWVAYETVKSQMDFFKQHAESAEKTITAYQQQFNIGQRTLLDLLDTFNEMYIAKSSLINAKYDELFSQYRILASKGQLNKYLGTQLPAEVQPVSLAD, encoded by the coding sequence ATGAAATTTGCTTTGGGAATTGGCATCGGCGTAGCCATGCAGATGGGCTGTGTAACTGCGAGTCACGCATTGAGCTTGCAGCAATCGATACAAAAAGTTCTGGACGATAACCCGAAAATCCAGGCTGCCAAGTCGGAACGGCGTGCGGTCGAAGAGGAAATCGATCAGGCCAGGGCTGGCTACTTTCCCACCGTCGATGTGACAGCCGGCATCGGCTGGGAGGAGTCCAACAATCCGACCACCCGCGGCCGCGGCGACGGCTCCGTGTTTTACCATCGCGAAGAAGGCGCGATTCAAGTCAGGCAAATGCTGTTCGACGGCTTGGCGACGCCGAACGAAGTCGAACGTCAGGAAAAGCGCACCGATTCGCGTGCTTATACCGTATTCGGCCAATCCGAAATCACCGCGCTGGAAGGCGTCGAAGCTTATTTGAAAGTATTGCGCCGCCAGGAACTACTGAATCTGGCCAAGGACAACCTGCAATTGCATTTGCGCACCAACGAGCAGATCAAATTGCGCAGCGAGCGCGGCGTCGGTAAACGCGCCGACGTCGACCAATCCATGGGCCGGGTGGCATTGGCTGAAAAGAACGTTTGGTCCGAAACCGGTAATTTGAGAGACGCCGAAACCGGCTTTCAACGGGTGATCGGCATCCTGCCGGACGCGGTCGAACCGGTGGCCGCGCCGACCGCGGCGCTGCCGGCGACGATGGAGCAAGCCATAGACGAAGCCCTGGCCGAACATCCGATTCTGAAATCGGCCAACTCCGATATCGAATCGGCCTTCGCTCAACACGAAACCGCGAAGGCGCCGTATTTCCCGCGCTTCGATATCGAGACCGGCGTCAGCCATAACTACAATCTGGACGGTATTCGCGGCACCAACTCCGACATGACGGCAATGCTGCGCATGCGCTACAACATCTTCAACGGCGGCAAGGACATCGCCCGCCGCGAACAAACCGCGCAATTAATCAATCAGGCCAAGGACATCCGCGATAACACCCATCGGCAAGTGGTGGAAAGCATGCGCTTGTCGTGGGTGGCGTACGAGACCGTGAAAAGCCAGATGGATTTTTTCAAACAGCATGCCGAGTCTGCTGAAAAAACCATTACCGCCTACCAGCAGCAATTCAACATCGGCCAGCGCACCTTGTTGGACTTGCTCGATACCTTCAACGAAATGTATATCGCCAAAAGTTCGCTGATCAACGCCAAGTACGACGAGTTGTTCTCGCAATACCGGATTCTGGCGAGCAAAGGCCAGTTGAACAAATATCTGGGTACGCAATTGCCGGCTGAGGTGCAGCCGGTGAGTTTGGCGGATTAG
- a CDS encoding response regulator transcription factor encodes MANILIYSNNPQLTAQWTHALLAEYSVSMLHSIRSDFQADAVIFDAKKLDEDASLLTVFANKRTRFLVIGSDWPEEKQINILINGAAGYCEQAEAPALLARAVASILAGDIWIRRALVPKVIGALTGARRMQSAPASTVDCDRKLQMLAALSARELEVANMIRQGESNKRIALALNISERTVKAHLSSIFRKLEVDDRLRLAILLKEIDQYQRGTS; translated from the coding sequence GTGGCTAACATACTGATTTATTCCAATAACCCTCAGTTGACCGCGCAATGGACGCATGCGTTACTGGCTGAGTACAGTGTCAGTATGCTCCACAGCATTCGCAGCGATTTTCAAGCCGACGCCGTCATCTTCGATGCCAAAAAGCTGGACGAGGACGCCAGCCTGCTGACGGTTTTTGCCAATAAACGGACCCGCTTCTTGGTGATTGGTTCCGACTGGCCGGAAGAGAAGCAAATCAACATTTTGATCAACGGTGCAGCCGGTTATTGCGAGCAGGCGGAGGCGCCTGCTCTGTTGGCGCGGGCGGTTGCCAGCATCCTGGCTGGCGACATCTGGATCCGCCGGGCGCTGGTACCGAAAGTGATCGGCGCTCTGACCGGGGCGCGGCGAATGCAGTCGGCACCCGCCAGTACGGTGGATTGCGATCGAAAACTGCAGATGCTGGCCGCGTTGTCGGCCCGCGAGTTGGAAGTGGCAAATATGATACGCCAGGGCGAAAGCAATAAACGCATCGCGTTGGCGTTGAATATATCGGAACGGACGGTGAAAGCCCATTTATCTTCGATTTTTAGGAAACTGGAAGTCGACGATAGATTGCGCTTGGCCATATTGTTGAAAGAGATCGATCAATATCAGAGAGGAACGTCATGA
- a CDS encoding HlyD family type I secretion periplasmic adaptor subunit → MTLLQKIAAWRAAKRYRAEDQNFLNDVNAANLYEVPLQGHLILWLTLAFVVIALVWAGFAPIDEVTRGQGKTIPSSQVQVVQNLEGGIVSDILVQEGQLVEKDQVLLQLDEVRFASSFKETKLKYYELLAATARLNAEINGTPLQIPADVAKHAPQIVENAKQLLLSRQNELKSNSDILAEQVRQKEQEIVELQSKSEQLARSYHLLQDEVKMSEPLVADGAMSQVELLRLQRAANDLKGDLNSANLAIPRLRSSLDEARNKLAEIKIRYRTEALKELNEVKAELDRTSESAVALEDRVSRTRVLSPVKGTVKRIKVATVGGVIQPGMDLLEIVPVEDQLLIEAKIRPADIAFLHPGQPAVVKLSAYDFSIYGGLDATLEHISADSIPGERKDEENYYLIRLRTARNYLEKNGQRLDIIAGMTAEVDILTGKKTVLDYLLKPILKARDRAFRER, encoded by the coding sequence ATGACGTTATTGCAGAAGATCGCCGCATGGCGGGCTGCCAAGCGTTACCGCGCCGAAGATCAGAATTTTCTGAACGACGTCAACGCGGCCAATCTGTACGAAGTGCCGCTGCAAGGCCACCTGATTCTGTGGCTGACGCTGGCTTTTGTGGTGATCGCCTTAGTCTGGGCCGGGTTTGCTCCTATCGACGAAGTGACCCGCGGCCAGGGAAAAACCATTCCCTCCAGCCAGGTTCAGGTGGTGCAGAATCTGGAGGGCGGCATCGTTTCCGACATTCTGGTGCAGGAAGGACAACTGGTGGAAAAAGACCAGGTGCTGCTGCAATTGGACGAAGTCAGATTCGCCTCGTCGTTCAAGGAAACCAAGCTGAAATATTACGAGCTGCTGGCCGCCACCGCGCGGCTGAATGCCGAAATCAACGGCACGCCGCTGCAGATTCCGGCCGATGTGGCAAAGCATGCGCCGCAGATTGTCGAAAACGCCAAGCAATTGCTGCTGTCGCGGCAGAACGAACTCAAATCCAACAGCGATATCCTTGCCGAGCAAGTCCGGCAAAAAGAGCAGGAAATTGTCGAGCTGCAATCGAAGAGCGAGCAATTGGCTCGCAGCTACCACTTATTGCAGGACGAGGTAAAAATGTCGGAACCCTTGGTGGCCGACGGCGCCATGTCGCAAGTGGAATTGCTCAGGCTGCAGCGCGCCGCCAACGATTTGAAGGGGGATTTGAATTCGGCCAATCTGGCGATACCGCGCTTGCGTTCGTCGTTGGACGAAGCGCGCAATAAACTGGCGGAAATCAAAATCCGCTACCGCACCGAAGCCTTGAAGGAGTTGAACGAAGTCAAGGCCGAACTGGACCGCACGTCGGAATCGGCAGTGGCGCTGGAAGACCGCGTCAGCCGCACCCGGGTGTTGTCGCCGGTGAAGGGCACCGTCAAGCGCATCAAAGTGGCGACGGTCGGTGGCGTGATCCAGCCCGGCATGGATTTGCTGGAAATTGTGCCGGTAGAAGACCAACTCCTGATCGAAGCCAAAATCCGCCCGGCCGATATTGCTTTTCTTCACCCCGGACAACCAGCTGTGGTAAAACTAAGCGCGTACGATTTTTCGATATACGGCGGTCTGGATGCGACGTTGGAGCATATCAGCGCCGACAGTATTCCGGGTGAGCGCAAGGACGAGGAAAACTATTACTTGATCCGCTTGCGGACGGCAAGGAATTATCTGGAAAAAAACGGCCAACGTCTTGATATCATTGCCGGGATGACGGCGGAAGTCGATATTTTGACCGGCAAGAAAACCGTACTGGACTACCTGTTGAAACCGATATTGAAAGCCAGAGATCGGGCCTTCAGAGAACGATAA
- a CDS encoding type I secretion system permease/ATPase, producing the protein MPDSLQSVGPANPKFDDPLLLALLSVCKILHIPQTETALVAGLPLQNHKLTPDLFQRAAERAGLRSSLLRRPLARISNLVLPVVLLLKDGNTCVLVGREGDRCSVVVPETESGEKIVDAGELEALYSGMAFFVQLNHRFDARTEESALPKATHWFWDVIAKSWPIYAEVVAASLLVNLFALATPLFFMNVYDRVVPNRALETLWVLAIGILIVFGFELAMKLLRSYFIDSAGKRADIILSATIFEKLMGLRMEAKPASVGGFANNLSEFESFREFLTSATLATLIDLPFLVLFLLIISSIGGHLAWIPFGILPLAVLIGVTLQAPLKATIQALFKAGAEKNATLVEALTNLETIKAAGAEGQLQARWEKGIGEIARLGLKSRFYSGLAVNLTAFFQQLASVMMVVAGVYLIADGDLTTGGLVACTMLTSRALAPVGQVAALLTRYHQARAALDSLTRMMALPVEREAGRDYLHRPRFAGDIEFKNVVFNYPQQPVNALEGVSFKIKAGERVGVIGRIGSGKSTLERLILGLYQVRQGAVLIDGTDIRQLDPADLRRQIGYVPQDISLLYGSVKDNITLGSGFADDQQVLRAARIAGVDAFVNKHPAGFDLQVGEGGANLSGGQRQSIALARALVLSPPIFVLDEPTNAMDNSSEEGFKQRFAAELQGQTLILVTHRMSLLSLVDRLIVMDGGHIVADGPKDHVLEALRQGQIKVAA; encoded by the coding sequence ATGCCCGATAGCCTGCAGAGTGTAGGACCTGCCAATCCCAAGTTTGACGATCCGCTATTGCTGGCACTGCTCTCGGTCTGCAAAATTCTGCATATTCCGCAAACCGAGACTGCGCTGGTGGCGGGGTTGCCGTTGCAGAATCATAAACTCACTCCGGATTTGTTCCAACGTGCCGCCGAGCGCGCCGGCTTGCGCAGCAGCCTGCTGCGTAGACCTTTGGCGCGGATTTCCAATCTGGTATTGCCGGTCGTACTGTTGCTGAAGGACGGCAACACCTGCGTTCTGGTTGGCAGGGAAGGCGATCGCTGTAGCGTCGTCGTGCCGGAAACCGAAAGCGGCGAAAAAATCGTCGATGCCGGCGAACTGGAGGCCTTGTACAGCGGTATGGCGTTCTTCGTGCAACTTAACCACCGCTTCGATGCCAGAACCGAGGAATCCGCGCTGCCAAAGGCCACGCATTGGTTTTGGGATGTTATCGCCAAGTCCTGGCCGATTTACGCTGAAGTGGTGGCGGCGTCGTTATTGGTGAATCTGTTCGCGTTAGCGACGCCGCTGTTTTTTATGAACGTTTACGATCGGGTGGTACCGAACCGCGCCTTGGAGACTCTGTGGGTGCTGGCGATCGGTATTTTGATTGTATTCGGCTTCGAATTGGCGATGAAATTGCTCCGCAGCTACTTTATCGATTCGGCCGGCAAGCGGGCCGATATCATCCTGTCCGCGACTATTTTCGAGAAACTGATGGGGTTACGGATGGAGGCCAAGCCGGCCTCGGTCGGCGGTTTTGCCAATAATCTGAGCGAATTCGAGTCGTTTCGCGAATTTTTAACCTCGGCGACCCTCGCAACCCTGATCGATCTGCCGTTTCTGGTACTGTTTTTGTTGATTATCTCCAGCATCGGCGGCCATTTGGCTTGGATTCCGTTCGGCATATTGCCGCTGGCGGTGTTGATCGGCGTCACCTTGCAAGCACCGTTGAAGGCTACGATTCAAGCCCTGTTTAAAGCCGGCGCCGAGAAAAACGCCACGCTGGTCGAAGCGCTTACCAATCTGGAGACGATCAAAGCCGCCGGCGCCGAAGGTCAGTTGCAGGCGCGTTGGGAAAAAGGCATCGGCGAGATCGCACGCTTGGGTTTGAAGTCGCGGTTCTACTCCGGATTGGCGGTCAACTTAACCGCATTCTTTCAGCAATTGGCCTCGGTGATGATGGTTGTGGCCGGCGTTTACCTGATTGCCGACGGCGATTTGACCACCGGCGGGCTGGTAGCGTGCACGATGTTGACCTCGCGCGCTTTGGCGCCGGTCGGCCAGGTCGCGGCACTATTGACCCGCTATCATCAGGCGCGTGCGGCGCTGGATTCCTTGACCCGGATGATGGCCTTGCCGGTCGAACGTGAAGCCGGGCGCGACTATTTGCATCGGCCGCGCTTTGCCGGCGATATCGAATTCAAAAACGTGGTGTTCAATTACCCGCAGCAGCCGGTCAACGCACTGGAAGGCGTCTCGTTCAAAATTAAAGCCGGCGAACGGGTCGGCGTCATCGGCCGCATCGGCTCCGGCAAGAGTACGCTGGAGCGCCTGATCCTAGGTCTTTACCAGGTCCGGCAGGGGGCGGTATTGATCGACGGCACCGATATCCGCCAACTCGATCCGGCCGACTTGCGCCGCCAGATCGGTTATGTGCCGCAGGATATTTCGTTACTCTACGGCAGTGTCAAAGACAATATCACGCTCGGTTCCGGTTTCGCCGACGACCAACAAGTGTTGCGAGCGGCGCGGATTGCCGGCGTCGACGCGTTCGTGAACAAACATCCGGCCGGTTTCGATTTGCAGGTCGGCGAAGGTGGTGCCAATTTATCCGGCGGTCAGCGCCAGAGCATCGCATTGGCCAGAGCGCTGGTATTGTCGCCGCCGATTTTCGTATTGGACGAACCGACCAATGCGATGGACAACAGTAGCGAGGAAGGTTTCAAACAGCGTTTTGCCGCCGAGCTCCAAGGCCAGACGCTGATTTTGGTCACGCATCGCATGTCGCTGTTGAGCTTGGTCGACCGGCTGATCGTAATGGATGGCGGCCATATCGTGGCTGACGGTCCGAAAGATCATGTGCTGGAAGCCTTGCGCCAGGGCCAGATCAAGGTTGCGGCATGA
- a CDS encoding tRNA pseudouridine(13) synthase TruD produces the protein MESSGFDLICGPYAHGGPSGSADIKTIPDDFIVEEILGFEPEGNGEHVFLFIEKIGENTEYIARLLARHAGVRQRDIGYAGLKDRHGRTRQWFSVWLPGKDDPDWSAVESETLTVLQAVRHPRKLKRGVLVGNRFEILLRNWQGDRTQTESQLRQIQAHGFPNYFGPQRFGHQGRNLEKALALFGGAKIKREQASIYLSAARSYLFNLILAERVRQGCWNRALAGDVFKLAASNSVFADEAADAGLSARVVAGEIHPTAVLYGKSGLFAVADAGEIEQSVLNNNPLLVEGLRDHADAADRRALRAIPGELRWNWESQGLRLVFSLPAGSYATALVRELVGCDNAGDL, from the coding sequence TTGGAATCAAGCGGTTTTGATTTAATTTGCGGGCCATACGCCCACGGCGGCCCATCCGGCAGTGCCGACATCAAAACCATCCCTGACGACTTCATCGTCGAAGAAATCCTTGGCTTCGAGCCGGAAGGCAACGGCGAACATGTCTTTTTATTCATCGAAAAAATTGGCGAAAACACCGAATACATCGCCCGCCTGTTAGCCCGCCATGCTGGGGTCAGGCAACGCGACATCGGCTATGCCGGCCTGAAAGATCGCCATGGCCGCACCCGGCAATGGTTCAGCGTCTGGCTGCCGGGCAAAGACGATCCCGATTGGTCGGCGGTCGAATCGGAAACGCTAACAGTCCTGCAAGCGGTTCGCCATCCGCGCAAACTGAAGCGCGGCGTGTTGGTCGGTAACCGTTTCGAAATTCTGCTCCGCAACTGGCAGGGCGACCGCACGCAAACCGAATCCCAACTGCGACAGATCCAAGCGCATGGCTTCCCCAATTACTTCGGCCCGCAACGCTTCGGCCACCAAGGGCGCAACCTCGAGAAAGCTCTGGCGCTGTTCGGCGGCGCCAAAATTAAACGCGAGCAAGCATCGATTTATCTGTCCGCTGCCCGTTCCTATTTGTTCAATCTGATCCTGGCCGAGCGCGTCCGCCAAGGCTGCTGGAACCGCGCTTTAGCCGGTGATGTGTTCAAGCTGGCGGCAAGCAATAGCGTGTTTGCCGACGAAGCGGCAGATGCCGGCCTGTCAGCGCGGGTGGTGGCCGGCGAGATTCATCCGACCGCCGTTCTGTACGGCAAATCCGGCCTGTTTGCCGTGGCCGATGCCGGCGAAATAGAACAATCGGTTTTAAACAATAATCCGCTATTGGTCGAGGGCTTGCGAGATCATGCGGATGCCGCCGACCGTCGGGCATTGCGGGCGATACCGGGCGAACTGCGCTGGAACTGGGAAAGCCAGGGCCTGCGGTTAGTTTTTTCGCTGCCGGCCGGCAGTTATGCTACGGCGTTAGTGAGGGAGTTGGTCGGCTGCGACAACGCTGGAGATCTTTAA
- the ispF gene encoding 2-C-methyl-D-erythritol 2,4-cyclodiphosphate synthase produces MIRVGMGYDVHRFNDGDHIILGGVTIPYEKGLEAHSDGDVVLHALADAILGAAALGDIGKHFPDTDPEFKGADSRVLLRHVYGIVKEKGYKLVNADVTIIAQAPKMLPHVPAMRANIAADLETDIDFINVKATTTEKLGFEGRKEGIAVQAVVLIEK; encoded by the coding sequence ATGATCCGAGTCGGCATGGGCTACGATGTTCACCGCTTCAACGACGGCGACCACATTATTCTCGGCGGCGTCACCATTCCTTATGAAAAAGGCCTGGAGGCCCATTCCGACGGCGACGTGGTCTTGCACGCGCTGGCGGATGCGATCCTCGGCGCGGCGGCGCTGGGCGACATCGGCAAGCATTTTCCGGATACCGATCCCGAATTCAAGGGCGCCGACAGCAGGGTGTTGTTGCGCCACGTTTACGGCATCGTTAAGGAAAAAGGCTATAAGCTGGTAAACGCCGACGTCACCATCATCGCCCAGGCGCCGAAAATGCTGCCGCACGTGCCGGCCATGCGCGCCAATATCGCCGCCGACCTGGAAACCGACATCGATTTCATAAACGTCAAAGCCACCACCACCGAGAAACTCGGCTTCGAGGGCCGCAAGGAAGGCATCGCGGTACAGGCGGTGGTGTTGATTGAGAAATAA
- the ispD gene encoding 2-C-methyl-D-erythritol 4-phosphate cytidylyltransferase produces the protein MNQIPQCWAVVPAAGVGKRMQADRPKQYLPLAGKTVIEHTLSRLLASGAFQKVAVAISVEDPYWPELEISKHPDVITAPGGKERADSVLSALKALQGLAEEDDWVLVHDAARPCLTASDIHLQIDSLKDDAVGGILALSSHDTLKHVDGDTITATIDRKHVWRALTPQMFKYAMLRDALQQTEGNPAVTDEASALEILGYKPKIVEGRPDNIKITRPEDLALAQFYMEQQA, from the coding sequence ATGAACCAAATTCCCCAATGCTGGGCTGTAGTGCCTGCAGCCGGAGTCGGCAAACGCATGCAAGCCGATCGCCCCAAACAATATCTGCCGCTGGCCGGCAAGACCGTCATCGAACACACTTTGAGTCGCTTGCTGGCATCCGGCGCGTTTCAAAAAGTCGCGGTGGCGATTTCCGTTGAAGACCCGTATTGGCCGGAACTGGAAATCTCCAAACATCCCGACGTGATTACCGCTCCCGGCGGCAAGGAACGCGCCGATTCGGTGTTGTCGGCTTTGAAAGCGTTGCAAGGCCTAGCTGAGGAAGACGATTGGGTGTTGGTCCACGATGCCGCGAGGCCGTGTTTGACCGCCTCCGATATTCATCTGCAAATCGACAGCCTGAAAGATGACGCCGTCGGCGGCATCCTGGCCTTGAGTTCGCACGACACCCTGAAACACGTCGACGGCGATACCATCACTGCGACCATCGACCGCAAGCACGTCTGGCGGGCGCTGACGCCGCAAATGTTCAAATACGCCATGCTGCGCGACGCGCTGCAACAGACCGAAGGCAATCCGGCCGTGACCGACGAAGCCAGCGCGCTGGAAATCCTGGGCTACAAGCCTAAAATCGTCGAAGGCCGCCCCGACAACATCAAAATCACCCGCCCGGAAGATCTGGCCCTGGCGCAATTCTATATGGAGCAACAAGCATGA
- a CDS encoding septum formation initiator family protein produces MWFGDASLSQIREYRARLEELTKEAQEKKERNDTLYAEVKDLRKGLETIEERARYELGMIKENETFFQVLE; encoded by the coding sequence TTGTGGTTCGGCGATGCCAGTCTGTCGCAAATTCGCGAATATCGCGCGCGGTTGGAGGAATTGACCAAGGAAGCTCAAGAGAAAAAAGAGCGTAACGATACTTTGTATGCCGAGGTTAAAGACTTGCGCAAGGGTCTGGAAACCATCGAAGAACGCGCCCGCTACGAACTGGGCATGATCAAGGAAAACGAAACTTTCTTTCAAGTGCTGGAATAG
- the eno gene encoding phosphopyruvate hydratase — MMRIVDVKAREVLDSRGNPSVEAEVYLDSGVVGSAMVPSGASTGEREAIELRDGDKNRYLGKGVLKAVNNVNTALKDAVVGMQADDQAALDQKMIDLDGTNAKSNLGANAILGVSMAAARAAAQEAGKPLYQFMNKSGEFILPVPMMNIINGGSHADNSVDLQEFMILPVGAPTFREAIRYGAEVFHNLAKVLKGKGLATTVGDEGGFAPNLRSNEEAIEVILEAIEKAGYKAGQDIYLGMDAAASEYFENDKYFLSAENRSFTSTEMVDFLAAWVDKYPIISIEDGLDENDWDGWKYQTEKLGNRIQLVGDDLFVTNPAILKEGIEKGIANSILIKVNQIGTLTETLEAINMAGAAGYSAVVSHRSGETEDTTIADLVVATGTGQIKTGSLSRSDRVAKYNRLMKIEDELGAKARYAGRSAFKMLK; from the coding sequence ATCATGAGAATCGTTGATGTAAAAGCTAGAGAAGTTCTGGACTCGCGCGGCAACCCCAGCGTCGAAGCCGAAGTGTATTTGGATTCCGGCGTCGTCGGCAGCGCGATGGTGCCGTCAGGCGCCTCCACCGGCGAGCGCGAAGCCATCGAATTGCGCGACGGCGACAAAAACCGCTACCTGGGCAAAGGCGTCTTGAAAGCCGTCAATAACGTCAACACGGCATTAAAAGACGCTGTCGTGGGCATGCAAGCCGACGATCAAGCGGCGCTGGATCAAAAAATGATCGATCTGGACGGCACCAATGCGAAAAGCAACCTGGGCGCCAACGCCATCTTGGGCGTATCGATGGCCGCCGCCCGCGCCGCCGCGCAAGAAGCCGGCAAACCGTTGTACCAGTTCATGAACAAATCCGGCGAATTCATCCTGCCGGTGCCGATGATGAACATCATCAACGGCGGTTCGCACGCCGACAACAGTGTCGACCTGCAAGAATTCATGATTCTGCCGGTCGGCGCGCCAACCTTCCGCGAAGCGATCCGTTACGGCGCCGAAGTGTTTCATAACCTGGCCAAAGTGTTGAAAGGCAAAGGCTTGGCCACCACCGTCGGCGACGAAGGCGGTTTCGCGCCTAACCTGCGTTCCAACGAAGAAGCCATCGAAGTCATCCTGGAAGCGATCGAAAAAGCCGGTTACAAAGCGGGCCAAGACATCTACCTGGGTATGGACGCGGCCGCTTCCGAGTATTTCGAAAACGACAAATACTTCCTCTCCGCCGAAAACCGCAGCTTTACTTCCACCGAGATGGTCGATTTCCTGGCCGCCTGGGTTGATAAATATCCGATTATTTCGATTGAAGACGGTCTGGACGAAAACGACTGGGACGGTTGGAAATATCAAACCGAAAAACTGGGTAATCGCATTCAATTGGTCGGTGACGACTTGTTTGTGACCAACCCGGCCATTTTGAAAGAAGGCATCGAAAAAGGTATCGCCAACTCGATTTTGATCAAAGTCAACCAAATCGGTACCCTGACCGAGACCCTGGAAGCGATCAACATGGCTGGTGCGGCTGGCTACAGCGCCGTGGTTTCTCATCGCTCCGGCGAAACCGAAGACACCACCATTGCCGACTTGGTTGTCGCCACCGGCACCGGCCAAATCAAAACCGGTTCCTTGAGCCGCTCCGACCGCGTCGCCAAGTACAACCGTCTGATGAAAATCGAAGACGAGTTGGGTGCGAAAGCCCGCTATGCCGGCCGTAGCGCATTTAAAATGCTGAAATAA